The following nucleotide sequence is from Dialister pneumosintes.
TGTATAGATACCATTTCATCCTCAATATCACCATGTCGCTTAAACCAAGCTGCACAAGCTTCTTTCACTTCTGCCATATTTTCAAGAGTAATCGGTTCATATACATAATCCGGATATTCACGTAAAAAACTATTTAAATGGTTCTTTTTCATTCTAAATTTTTTACCCGAAAGACGAATTAAATCTTCCGTCTTATAAATATATTCAAAATCATCTCTAAACTCTTCAAAAGTATACGTGTGCTTACAAACATTCTTAATTTGTTCTACCACCCAAGGAGATGCACCCATCAGACGGAATGGCTTACCTTGCGATTCCAAATGCTGCTTTATCACTTCAAGACCATGTTTAAAAGAAGCACCTTCTCCCTCAAACGGCGGCATAAAATATGCCATATCACCTCGACCGGCTCTGATGAAAAGAATATTATCCTCTACAGCCCAAACAGTATTATATGCATGCTGCCATAAAAACAAAGTATTAAATGAACAATCACATTGTTCATAATGATGTTCCCCAAAAAAAGAATTAATGTAGTCTTTATCCTTTATATCAAAGGAATGAAATTCCATGCTTACTCCTCACCGTAGTTATAACAACTACTATTCCCTATTTTATTTTATATTTAATATTATAAATCTACTAGTATTGTAGCACATTCATCAACCGGGCAGGGTTCTTATTTTTTATGTGCATTCCACATGGACATTTTTATAATATTTATACCCACAAAAAGTAAAATCCCCCATATAAAGCCGATTATTTTAAAAAGACTGTAAAAAAATAATCGCAATAGGTTTATGAAATATAAGTATTTCACAAACTGTTCATAAGTTATTCATTTTTTCACTATCATAAAATTTTCAATAATTATCGAAGATAATCACAATATGTCCTTCTTTCCCTCAAGTTTTTTATAAAGTTATCCACAACTATTCACAGCATCCTGTGTACATCTCCAGTGTACAACCTTCGAATAATCCTGATAATATCGTATTTTCAATATATATACGTATTGAAAATACACATGCCTCTCCATGAATGTGAATAACACTGTGAATAAGTTGAATAACTCCCACTTTAATTAGAAAAAATGCCACCAAACAAAAAATCGATGAACAAATATTCGAATTATTCACAGGCTCGATATGGTCGAAATTCCTTCCATTTTTCAGCTATTTTCATTTAAAAATAACAAATAAATGCGAAGTAAATTGAACTTTTGTTCCCTTACTGCAAAAAATACGCTGCAGCCATTTTTTATATGCATAATAAATGTACAATAAAAAAACAGCTCCCTATCAAAAGAGCCGCTCTTAATATAAATAACCATTAAATATTTAACCATTTTTATAAATTACATCACTCTCAAACTTGTTTACCTCTATGGGTATATAAAATAAAATTCTTTACTGAATATTTATTTCCACTTTTTACCTTAACATTCTACACATGACAATTACATCACTCGCAAACCTTGTTAAGTGCTTAAATTCATGTTTACTTGTTTAAAACGCTTTAATCTTTTATGCCGTTCGTTCTGCAAAAAACTTTTTCCAGTAGGGATTCTCTTTATCAAAAATTTCTTTTTGCTCTGCCGTTAAATTATGCGGATAGTCAGCAAACAGGTTAAAAATTTTTATTTTATCGAACGAAAACTCTCTAACTCCAACCTTTTCTGGCAAATCCACCCAATAAATGGAATCTGTTGACTTGTTCTTATAAAACGTTACCTTATTTGACACTTCCTTCATCCCCTTTCAATTGTTTATTCTCAAGCGTGTTAATATATCCTAGCAACACTTCAAATTCCTCTGAATCTTTTAAGGTATCAACGTCAATCATAAATCCGTCCGTTAAATCCCCTGTGCTATTGCCACAACCAAAAAGTTGCGATAGCGTGTGTTTAACCATATTCGTGAATTACATCACTCTCAAACGCTACAGCCTGAACGCTATCGAGAACTTCCGTTTAACCATATTCGTGAATTACATCACTCTCAAACTATTAGTTAAAGGCTTGTTCGTTGGTTCTAGTTTAACCATATTCGTGAATTACATCACTCTCAAACATAGCTAAGAGGCTAAACGTTTCTTATAATGTTTAACCATATTCGTGAATTACATCACTCTCAAACCCGGATACATCTCAATAGGTGTTGATTCAGGTTTAACCATATTCGTGAATTACATCACTCTCAAACTGACGAGGCATCAAGCATCGACAATCACATGTTTAACCATATTCGTGAATTACATCACTCTCAAACTATATTGATATGCCTGTTACTGTCCCGTGTGTTTAACCATATTCGTGAATTACATCACTCTCAAACTCGCATCTTCATGTAGCACCTGTCTGAGAGGTTTAACCATATTCGTGAATTACATCACTCTCAAACGACGTTTACCACGTAACAATACCTTAGCACGTTTAACCATATTCGTGAATTACATCACTCTCAAACCAATATCAGACACTGCTGTTATTGGAACCCGTTTAACCATATTCGTGAATTACATCACTCTCAAACGAGGGAATTTATACTTTTATAGTTCCCAAAGTTTAACCATATTCGTGAATTACATCACTCTCAAACTGGCAAGGGCTACCGCCTAAAAGTAAATCAGTTTAACCATATTCGTGAATTACATCACTCTCAAACTATCAAATATTAAACTAACACAAAAAATTAGTTTAACCATATTCGTGAATTACATCACTCTCAAACCTAGCCGCTGACGTGCTTTTGCGAGTACGTGTTTAACCATATTCGTGAATTACATCACTCTCAAACAATGCAACTATTACAGGAGCTACCACTGGCGTTTAACCATATTCGTGAATTACATCACTCTCAAACTTTGTCCGCAATTTCTTTTCCTTTTTTAATGTTTAACCATATTCGTGAATTACATCACTCTCAAACCGACCAGACGAGTGGAGCAACAAAAGTAAAGTTTAACCATATTCGTGAATTACATCACTCTCAAACTTTGTCCGAAATTTCTTTTCCTTTTTTAATGTTTAACCATATTCGTGAATTACATCACTCTCAAACAGAGCACGTTTATAAAGAGCGTTGACTATCGTTTAACCATATTCGTGAATTACATCACTCTCAAACTAATGAAAAAGCAATATGGTTGTCTGGCAAAGTTTAACCATATTCGTGAATTACATCACTCTCAAACCTCAATTCGCTAGTAGTCGCAAATCGAGATTCTCTACAAGTGGATACACCCCACCGGATGTCGTAATTCCTTGTTAGAAAATCTGACAAAGATCTTCATCAATGATTAAACAACTTTCTTGTTCTATTGTATCATGACATGCCCCCTCCAGTAACAAAAATGGA
It contains:
- a CDS encoding DUF2156 domain-containing protein, which produces MEFHSFDIKDKDYINSFFGEHHYEQCDCSFNTLFLWQHAYNTVWAVEDNILFIRAGRGDMAYFMPPFEGEGASFKHGLEVIKQHLESQGKPFRLMGASPWVVEQIKNVCKHTYTFEEFRDDFEYIYKTEDLIRLSGKKFRMKKNHLNSFLREYPDYVYEPITLENMAEVKEACAAWFKRHGDIEDEMVSIQRCFDYWEELGVKGAVIRIYGRIEAFSIGDKLNDRVAHIHFEKANPEIRGLYQVINRDFIMHEFADTLFVNREEDLGIPGLRQAKMEYHPDHFAEKYNVMLASNE
- a CDS encoding DUF7675 family protein produces the protein MSNKVTFYKNKSTDSIYWVDLPEKVGVREFSFDKIKIFNLFADYPHNLTAEQKEIFDKENPYWKKFFAERTA